The following proteins are co-located in the Methylomonas sp. 11b genome:
- a CDS encoding BufA1 family periplasmic bufferin-type metallophore, with protein MKNVNTVVSTAMASLIALGSLGLQSDAFAADKKDVEKCYGVAKAGKNDCKTLSNACAGHSTADNQKDAFIALPAGTCERIVGGSMEAPADMK; from the coding sequence ATGAAAAACGTAAACACTGTTGTATCGACCGCCATGGCTTCACTGATCGCTTTAGGCTCTTTGGGTTTGCAATCCGACGCCTTTGCCGCCGACAAAAAAGACGTCGAGAAATGTTATGGCGTCGCCAAAGCCGGCAAGAACGACTGCAAAACACTGTCCAATGCCTGTGCAGGGCACTCTACAGCCGACAATCAAAAAGATGCGTTTATAGCCTTGCCTGCCGGTACTTGCGAGCGCATCGTCGGCGGCAGTATGGAAGCGCCTGCGGACATGAAATAA
- the bufB gene encoding MNIO family bufferin maturase, with protein MHLTQQQAKHALVSSAIPACAGIGLRSQHHRDALLSPVKTGWLEVHSENYFGTGGIPLRDLEAIRDDYPISLHGVGMSLGSVDELDRQQLAQLRDLIQRIEPGLVSEHLSWSSFGGRYLNDLLPMPYTDETLTHLTARISQVQDYLGRQLLIENPSSYLEYGFSSYSESGFLNELAQRSGCGILLDVNNVYVSCVNNGWNALDYIYEIAADKVGEIHLAGHTVKKIGEQSILIDTHNAPVSDAVWQLYQAAIQHLGSRPTLIEWDADLPEWQVLVAEAATADRYLEQAYVQTA; from the coding sequence ATGCATCTCACTCAGCAACAAGCTAAACATGCATTAGTGAGCTCGGCGATTCCGGCGTGTGCCGGAATCGGACTCCGCTCGCAGCATCATCGGGATGCTTTACTTAGCCCCGTCAAAACTGGATGGTTGGAAGTGCATAGCGAAAATTATTTTGGCACGGGTGGTATCCCGTTACGCGACCTGGAAGCGATCAGAGACGATTATCCGATCAGCCTGCATGGCGTCGGTATGTCGCTGGGTTCGGTCGACGAATTGGATCGGCAGCAGTTAGCCCAATTGCGGGATTTAATTCAACGCATCGAACCGGGATTGGTATCCGAGCATTTAAGCTGGAGTTCCTTTGGTGGCAGGTATCTGAACGATCTGCTGCCGATGCCTTATACCGATGAAACGCTGACTCATTTAACCGCACGCATCTCGCAGGTTCAGGATTACTTGGGCAGACAGCTATTGATCGAAAACCCGTCTAGCTATCTCGAATACGGCTTTTCCAGTTATTCGGAAAGCGGTTTTCTCAACGAACTCGCGCAGCGTTCCGGCTGCGGCATTTTGCTGGACGTGAATAATGTCTATGTGTCCTGCGTCAACAACGGCTGGAATGCGCTGGACTACATATACGAAATAGCCGCTGACAAAGTCGGCGAGATTCATTTGGCGGGGCATACCGTCAAAAAAATAGGCGAGCAGAGCATACTGATCGATACCCACAATGCGCCGGTCAGTGACGCAGTCTGGCAATTGTACCAAGCGGCAATTCAACACTTGGGCAGCCGTCCGACGTTGATCGAATGGGATGCGGACTTACCCGAATGGCAGGTATTAGTGGCGGAAGCCGCAACAGCCGATCGATATTTGGAGCAGGCTTATGTACAGACTGCATGA
- a CDS encoding HvfC/BufC N-terminal domain-containing protein: MYRLHDLQRDFSRFVCQDTQQLPLDIKANGLSVEQRLNIYRNNTRLSLTAALRDTYPVVNCLVGDAFFDWLAADYIKCYPLQAASLLTYGGHFAELIARFEAAQGLPYLADIARLEWHWHEAYHAADAQPLLLSALAQIDPAQYARLAFRLHPSARFIASDYPIERIWASNQPDYRGQECIDLNAGGCSLLLYRPQWQVEIHYLAAAEYQFLTLLGAGQTLNQAVETVMSAHPDINIPLLLQHWLRKGLLTDFYLV, from the coding sequence ATGTACAGACTGCATGATCTGCAGCGGGATTTTTCCCGCTTTGTTTGCCAAGACACCCAACAGCTGCCGCTGGACATCAAAGCGAATGGCTTGAGTGTCGAGCAACGTTTAAACATCTATCGGAATAATACCCGGTTGAGCTTAACCGCAGCATTACGCGACACGTATCCGGTGGTGAACTGCTTGGTCGGCGACGCGTTTTTTGATTGGCTCGCGGCTGACTATATCAAATGCTATCCGTTGCAAGCCGCCAGCTTGCTGACATACGGCGGGCATTTTGCCGAACTCATAGCCCGGTTTGAGGCAGCGCAAGGCTTACCTTATTTAGCCGATATCGCCAGGCTGGAATGGCACTGGCACGAGGCCTATCACGCTGCCGATGCACAGCCTTTGCTGCTGTCCGCCCTTGCTCAGATCGATCCGGCTCAATACGCGCGATTGGCATTCAGGCTCCATCCCAGCGCGCGCTTCATCGCTTCGGATTATCCGATAGAACGTATCTGGGCAAGCAACCAGCCTGATTATCGCGGGCAGGAATGCATCGACTTAAATGCCGGTGGCTGTTCTTTGCTGCTTTACCGGCCGCAGTGGCAGGTGGAAATCCATTATTTGGCGGCAGCCGAATATCAGTTTTTAACGCTATTGGGGGCCGGGCAGACACTCAACCAAGCGGTCGAAACCGTGATGTCGGCTCACCCCGATATAAATATCCCACTCCTTTTGCAACATTGGTTGCGCAAAGGCCTATTGACCGATTTTTATCTGGTTTGA
- a CDS encoding DoxX family protein, giving the protein MNTKNICKLIAPFYQANGRVYRFAILLDKLAPLGNSILRCWVAYAFWVSGLLKLQSWDSTLYLFENEYAVPLLSAEFAAMLGTAVELAGPLLLAIGLFGRGAAVLMFLFNLVAVISYPDLGAAGIEQHKVWGIMLLVCMLQGPGKLSLDAWIKLCLFPPQNERVARADNRESK; this is encoded by the coding sequence ATGAACACAAAAAACATTTGCAAACTGATAGCGCCTTTTTATCAAGCGAACGGCCGGGTTTATCGATTCGCAATCCTGCTGGATAAGCTGGCACCCTTAGGCAATTCAATTCTGCGTTGCTGGGTAGCCTATGCGTTCTGGGTGTCGGGCTTACTCAAATTACAAAGCTGGGACAGCACCTTGTACCTGTTCGAAAACGAATATGCCGTCCCTCTATTATCAGCGGAATTTGCCGCTATGCTGGGGACGGCGGTTGAACTGGCCGGTCCGTTATTGCTGGCAATCGGTTTGTTTGGGCGCGGTGCAGCTGTGCTAATGTTTCTATTCAATCTCGTCGCGGTTATTTCCTACCCTGATTTGGGCGCTGCCGGTATTGAACAACATAAAGTCTGGGGCATCATGCTACTGGTCTGTATGTTACAGGGACCGGGTAAATTATCGCTCGATGCGTGGATAAAACTCTGCCTTTTTCCGCCGCAAAACGAGCGCGTAGCGAGAGCCGACAATCGGGAGAGCAAATGA
- a CDS encoding SDR family NAD(P)-dependent oxidoreductase, whose translation MSTANAAQPLQGRTALVVQANAGVGAAVAEAFAAAGAKVMINYLHENAGADQVAQRIRVKQGLAMIFQADISQESQVRSMFDVLVAYWGGLDILVTNADLEIDTSALDIKQTPSQTVLTQNLAKQFLCVRQALRAFSRQGGHSALPDSAGNIICVSSLRNALSPDGRIAYSVSKPSMSSLSKAFATTLDQENTNIDLTSADFPSLAECRYANQEDVAKIAVDLATAVYGDPVRNNLKNGGSTR comes from the coding sequence ATGAGCACGGCAAATGCCGCGCAGCCGCTGCAAGGCCGAACCGCCTTGGTCGTTCAAGCCAATGCCGGCGTCGGTGCCGCAGTCGCGGAAGCATTCGCCGCAGCCGGTGCCAAGGTAATGATTAATTATCTGCATGAAAATGCGGGAGCCGATCAGGTTGCGCAACGTATTCGCGTAAAACAAGGACTAGCCATGATATTTCAAGCCGATATTAGCCAGGAAAGTCAGGTGAGAAGCATGTTTGATGTCCTGGTCGCTTATTGGGGCGGCCTTGATATATTGGTCACTAATGCCGATCTGGAAATTGATACCTCAGCGCTGGATATAAAACAGACGCCATCGCAGACAGTGCTTACTCAAAATCTGGCCAAGCAATTTCTTTGCGTTAGACAGGCTTTGCGAGCATTTTCCAGACAAGGGGGCCATTCTGCGTTGCCGGATTCCGCAGGTAATATCATTTGCGTATCCTCGTTGCGGAATGCTTTAAGTCCGGACGGGCGGATCGCTTATTCGGTCAGCAAACCCAGCATGAGCAGTTTGTCGAAAGCTTTCGCTACAACGCTTGATCAAGAAAATACCAACATTGATCTCACTTCGGCGGACTTTCCCTCCCTTGCTGAATGTCGGTATGCCAATCAAGAGGATGTAGCAAAGATAGCAGTTGATTTGGCTACAGCCGTTTATGGCGATCCAGTGCGAAATAACCTTAAGAACGGAGGATCAACAAGATGA
- the msrP gene encoding protein-methionine-sulfoxide reductase catalytic subunit MsrP has protein sequence MKTYKPPAIPSSEITPQALFHARRKFMQMAGGASLAAIWPQALWAADKLTDVKKSAYNVAEELTPLKDVTRYNNFYEFGTSKDEPAINAGSLRTRPWTVTVEGEVKKPKVFDIDELLKMAPLEERVYRLRCVEAWSMVVPWLGYSLAELIKRVEPTSNAKFVEFVSLHDPEQMPGQKTAVLDWPYREGLRIDEAMHPLTLLTLGLYGEVLPNQNGAPVRIVTPWKYGFKSAKSIVKIRFVDKQPVTSWMKAGPGEYGFYANVNPEVDHPRWSQAKERRIGEFLKRKTLMFNGYADEVAGLYAGMDLKQNF, from the coding sequence ATGAAAACCTATAAACCACCAGCTATCCCTTCCTCGGAAATCACGCCGCAAGCCTTGTTCCATGCAAGACGAAAATTTATGCAAATGGCTGGAGGCGCATCGCTGGCAGCTATTTGGCCGCAGGCACTATGGGCGGCTGATAAATTAACCGACGTTAAAAAATCGGCCTACAACGTGGCGGAAGAGCTGACGCCATTGAAGGATGTTACCCGTTACAACAACTTTTATGAGTTCGGTACCAGTAAGGATGAACCCGCGATCAACGCCGGCAGCTTAAGAACCCGGCCCTGGACCGTCACAGTCGAAGGCGAAGTTAAAAAACCCAAGGTGTTTGATATTGATGAGTTATTAAAAATGGCGCCCTTGGAAGAGCGGGTTTATCGCTTACGCTGTGTGGAAGCTTGGTCGATGGTGGTGCCTTGGTTAGGCTATTCGCTCGCTGAACTGATCAAGCGAGTGGAGCCCACCAGCAATGCCAAGTTTGTCGAATTTGTCAGCCTGCACGATCCGGAACAGATGCCGGGACAAAAAACCGCGGTGCTCGACTGGCCCTACCGCGAAGGCTTACGAATCGATGAAGCCATGCATCCCTTGACGCTGTTGACATTGGGTCTGTATGGGGAAGTGTTACCCAATCAGAACGGCGCGCCGGTCAGAATTGTGACGCCATGGAAGTACGGTTTTAAAAGTGCGAAATCCATCGTCAAAATCCGCTTTGTCGACAAACAACCCGTGACCAGTTGGATGAAAGCCGGGCCCGGTGAATATGGCTTTTATGCCAACGTCAATCCAGAGGTCGACCATCCGCGCTGGAGCCAGGCCAAAGAGCGTCGCATCGGCGAGTTTTTGAAGCGCAAGACGCTGATGTTCAACGGCTACGCCGACGAGGTGGCTGGACTTTATGCCGGCATGGACCTTAAACAAAATTTTTAA
- a CDS encoding sulfite oxidase heme-binding subunit YedZ — protein MTIKNLDNRALGCVKTLVFLTSLLPLAKLGLAAYVDDLGANPIEKITHVTGYWALTFLLITLAVTPLRRLSGWLWLMRLRRMLGLFAFFYAALHFSTYLVLDQFFDWDAIGKDILKRPYITIGFSAFVLLIPLALTSNDAMIRRLGGKRWKTLHSVIYLCAIAGVVHFCWLVKKDLTNPIIFAVLLSLLLGMRFFFRFLNADKRKGTRHVVI, from the coding sequence ATGACCATTAAAAATCTCGACAACCGCGCCCTGGGCTGTGTAAAAACCCTGGTTTTTCTAACCTCCTTGCTACCGCTCGCCAAATTGGGTTTAGCGGCTTATGTGGATGATTTGGGGGCCAATCCCATTGAAAAAATTACCCACGTTACCGGCTACTGGGCGCTGACCTTTTTGCTGATTACCTTGGCGGTCACTCCGCTGCGGCGGCTGTCGGGCTGGTTATGGCTGATGCGTTTACGGCGCATGCTGGGCTTGTTTGCGTTTTTTTATGCCGCTTTGCACTTTTCGACTTATTTAGTCCTGGATCAGTTTTTCGATTGGGACGCGATTGGGAAAGACATCCTCAAGCGGCCTTATATCACCATCGGTTTTAGCGCGTTTGTGTTGCTGATTCCTCTGGCATTGACTTCAAACGACGCCATGATCCGCCGCCTGGGCGGGAAACGCTGGAAGACATTACATAGTGTAATTTATCTATGTGCAATCGCTGGTGTTGTGCATTTCTGCTGGTTAGTGAAAAAAGATCTCACCAACCCAATCATCTTCGCTGTATTGCTGAGTTTGTTACTGGGCATGCGATTCTTTTTTCGGTTTTTGAATGCCGATAAGCGGAAAGGCACTCGGCATGTTGTTATCTAA
- a CDS encoding CPXCG motif-containing cysteine-rich protein, which produces MHNLEPTIIQCPYCGEAIEVLVDCSVQSQEYIEDCSVCCRPITIAVESSQGDVESIEARTENE; this is translated from the coding sequence ATGCACAACCTAGAACCCACTATTATTCAATGTCCGTATTGCGGGGAAGCAATCGAGGTTTTGGTTGATTGTTCGGTTCAGAGTCAGGAGTATATTGAAGACTGTAGCGTCTGCTGTAGACCTATCACGATCGCCGTTGAATCTTCGCAGGGTGACGTGGAAAGCATCGAAGCCCGCACTGAAAATGAGTAA
- a CDS encoding SIR2 family NAD-dependent protein deacylase, with amino-acid sequence MFNDRLIQSLRDARHLVILTGAGVSAESGIPTFRDAMTGLWARYDPQQLASENGFRADPALVWGWYEWRRAKVMQSSPNPAHRAIAQCQPLVPKLTLITQNVDDLHERAGSQSVIHLHGSLHEAQCIACATPFALSAAPTVISESKRVEPPRCPACGDYIRPGVVWFGESLPLDSWHAAEAAAQHCDVLMSIGTSALVYPAATLPLAALTAGAKVIQLNPDKTNLDAKAHFNLHGKAGDLLPALLQAVYAQ; translated from the coding sequence ATGTTCAATGACCGCTTAATACAATCCCTACGCGATGCCCGGCATCTGGTTATTTTGACCGGCGCCGGGGTGTCGGCTGAATCGGGCATTCCGACATTTCGCGATGCCATGACCGGACTCTGGGCGCGATACGATCCCCAGCAATTGGCCAGTGAGAACGGTTTTCGTGCTGATCCGGCCTTAGTCTGGGGTTGGTATGAATGGCGTCGCGCCAAGGTCATGCAATCGTCACCCAATCCGGCGCATCGGGCAATTGCACAGTGTCAGCCATTGGTCCCGAAGCTAACGCTGATTACGCAAAATGTCGATGACTTGCATGAACGCGCCGGCAGTCAGTCCGTCATCCATCTGCACGGCAGTTTACATGAAGCGCAGTGTATTGCCTGTGCCACGCCGTTTGCATTGAGCGCTGCCCCAACGGTCATTTCTGAATCAAAGCGGGTTGAACCGCCTCGCTGTCCGGCTTGCGGTGATTACATTCGTCCCGGCGTAGTGTGGTTCGGTGAATCGTTGCCCTTAGACAGCTGGCACGCTGCAGAAGCCGCAGCGCAGCATTGCGACGTATTGATGAGCATCGGCACATCGGCGTTGGTGTATCCCGCCGCCACTCTGCCGCTGGCTGCCCTCACCGCCGGAGCCAAGGTGATACAACTCAATCCGGATAAAACCAACCTGGATGCCAAAGCCCACTTTAATCTACATGGTAAGGCGGGGGATCTATTGCCCGCACTGCTGCAAGCCGTGTATGCCCAGTAA
- a CDS encoding tyrosine-type recombinase/integrase, with protein sequence MKAAIPFIGDTPLEKLHMGTLDKFIAARKKSGLKNATINRDLAIIRRILTLAARLWRDEFGNSWLSEPPLLQPLKSDLRKPYPIDSEEEQRLLAELPEHLQPMVTFALHTGLREQELTQLQWSEENRKLGVFVLPGDRTKNNEDRIVPLNSKALAIINAQRGKHDEYVFTFKGEPVQRINGHAWRKARKRAGLEQCRVHDLRHTFGRRLRAAGVSFENRQDLLGHKSNRITDHYCKAELEELQAAVERLCSL encoded by the coding sequence TTGAAGGCGGCGATACCTTTTATCGGTGATACGCCATTGGAAAAACTTCATATGGGCACGCTGGATAAATTTATCGCCGCCAGGAAAAAGTCCGGCCTGAAAAATGCCACCATCAATCGTGATCTGGCGATTATCCGCCGAATCTTAACCTTGGCGGCACGACTGTGGCGGGATGAGTTCGGTAATTCGTGGCTCAGTGAACCGCCGCTTCTTCAGCCGTTAAAATCCGATTTACGCAAACCCTATCCTATCGACAGCGAAGAAGAGCAGCGCTTATTGGCTGAATTACCGGAACATCTGCAACCGATGGTGACATTCGCATTACATACCGGGCTACGCGAACAAGAACTGACTCAACTGCAATGGTCTGAAGAAAATCGCAAGCTTGGGGTGTTTGTATTGCCCGGCGACAGGACTAAAAATAATGAGGATCGAATTGTGCCGTTAAATAGCAAGGCGCTGGCAATCATCAATGCACAACGCGGTAAGCATGATGAATATGTCTTTACCTTTAAAGGCGAACCCGTGCAACGCATCAACGGTCACGCCTGGCGCAAAGCAAGGAAACGAGCAGGCCTGGAGCAATGCCGAGTACACGATCTGCGCCATACGTTTGGTCGACGGCTACGTGCGGCTGGCGTCAGCTTTGAAAATAGGCAAGATTTGTTGGGTCATAAGTCCAACCGAATAACAGATCATTATTGCAAGGCGGAACTGGAAGAGCTGCAGGCTGCCGTTGAACGATTATGTAGCCTTTAG
- a CDS encoding tyrosine-type recombinase/integrase, with the protein MTNDSSLPLTHDHAVRSRVALMVYLDNLAPSGRRSMRSLLQRAGRLLAWSGTVEDMPWLSLRYQQLMQLRSALRQADLSINTVNTCLAAIRGVLKAGFLLGDYPAEDWQRIQALNSVRGKVLPAGRQLATREIHRLLAICEQDKAALVGQRDAAILTLLVFAGLRRSEVVSLCVNDYVPRNGLLLIREGKGQKPRELQLPAQARQALKRWLHQRGGVPGPLFCQLAKTQRCSDQDHVQQQRGSLGCLPTEPINAHQVYALLKRRCRQAKLKPCTPHDLRRTFISKLLEQGVDFNTTRQLAGHEHLQTTALYDRRTVKTQRQAMANFRL; encoded by the coding sequence ATGACCAACGACTCGTCATTACCCCTGACACATGATCATGCAGTCCGCAGTCGTGTCGCGCTGATGGTGTATCTCGATAATCTGGCACCCAGCGGTCGCCGTTCGATGCGGTCCTTGTTACAACGCGCGGGTCGGTTGTTGGCTTGGTCAGGGACAGTGGAGGACATGCCCTGGCTGTCGTTACGTTATCAGCAGCTGATGCAGTTACGGTCGGCGTTACGTCAGGCGGATTTGTCGATCAATACCGTGAATACCTGCCTGGCGGCGATACGCGGGGTGTTGAAAGCCGGCTTTTTGCTGGGTGACTATCCGGCGGAGGACTGGCAACGGATTCAGGCGCTAAACAGTGTGCGCGGTAAAGTGCTGCCAGCCGGTCGTCAGCTGGCGACACGGGAAATCCACCGGCTATTAGCTATTTGCGAACAAGACAAAGCCGCTCTGGTCGGCCAACGCGATGCGGCGATCCTGACCTTGTTGGTGTTTGCCGGCCTGCGGCGCAGTGAGGTCGTTAGTCTCTGTGTCAACGATTATGTGCCCCGCAACGGCTTGCTGCTGATTCGTGAAGGTAAAGGGCAGAAGCCGCGAGAATTGCAGCTGCCGGCCCAGGCCAGGCAGGCTTTAAAGCGCTGGTTGCATCAACGCGGAGGCGTGCCGGGGCCGTTGTTTTGCCAATTGGCGAAAACCCAGCGCTGTTCTGATCAAGATCATGTCCAGCAACAGCGAGGGAGTCTGGGTTGTTTACCGACCGAACCAATCAACGCCCATCAAGTGTATGCGCTGCTCAAGCGGCGTTGCCGGCAGGCGAAGCTCAAGCCTTGTACACCGCACGACTTACGTCGCACGTTTATCAGCAAGCTGTTGGAACAAGGGGTGGACTTTAACACCACCCGGCAATTGGCCGGCCATGAGCATTTGCAAACCACGGCCTTGTATGACCGCCGCACAGTGAAAACGCAACGACAAGCCATGGCGAATTTTCGCTTGTAA
- a CDS encoding JAB domain-containing protein, producing the protein MNNPFQVHELPGHFLILRPVTEAEIVAMAKHLIAQQFIRGQTLTSPDDAREFLMLELAHLEHEVFYCIFLDNQHRIIEAEACFQGTIDCANVYPRELVKRTLQLNARAVILAHNHPSGLAEPSEADRAITRKLIDALNLVEVRVLDHFIIAGIEQFSFAERGLL; encoded by the coding sequence ATGAATAACCCTTTTCAAGTACACGAACTGCCTGGCCATTTTCTGATACTACGGCCCGTTACCGAAGCGGAAATAGTGGCGATGGCCAAGCATTTAATCGCGCAGCAGTTCATCCGTGGTCAGACGTTAACCTCCCCTGACGATGCGCGCGAGTTTCTGATGTTGGAATTAGCACATTTAGAGCATGAGGTGTTCTATTGCATTTTCCTGGATAACCAACACCGCATTATTGAGGCTGAGGCCTGTTTCCAGGGCACGATAGATTGTGCCAATGTCTATCCCCGTGAACTGGTGAAACGCACCTTGCAATTGAATGCCCGCGCGGTGATTTTGGCGCATAACCATCCTTCGGGTTTGGCGGAACCCAGCGAAGCCGACCGTGCGATTACACGTAAATTAATCGACGCCCTCAATCTGGTCGAAGTAAGAGTATTGGATCATTTCATTATTGCCGGCATTGAGCAGTTTTCCTTTGCCGAAAGAGGCTTGTTATGA
- a CDS encoding type IV secretory system conjugative DNA transfer family protein → MSLRLTNLSSRDDEFFLGKDGDKNIAFSGPGALITIGRPGSGKTQCHAMTNLLNWSGSVLVLDIKGELYDKTHKWREQNVGPVIRFSPFKKQTARYNPLAFISSQPAEAWSQGKFLAEMLIPSAEDEGNQKFWNDSAREIIGAAIAAICVNLQPQDRSFDKVLDIVSGKGWAWLIEQLTDMSNASGLRAAARTVANFEDLRVNEPRLFTSSRTTAYVAINSWSDPNLEHAISASDWSPHDLHGDKPLTVYITASPQQLATQRNFFRLVIGQHINMLMDDQFLQDHGKDKVKRQVLLLLDEFPTLGYMKPIEESIALGRQYGLRPWLLAQYAQQITKAYASDAVIQTCAVRSYMNPDFETAKQISDEFGYINDINGSGRRPLHEPQKIVGPDHKNTVFVFATNWKATLLSKVFAGAVDGPFSSRYGDS, encoded by the coding sequence ATGAGCCTGCGGCTGACTAATTTAAGCTCACGCGATGACGAATTTTTTCTTGGCAAGGATGGCGATAAAAATATTGCTTTCAGCGGGCCTGGCGCATTAATAACAATAGGTAGGCCAGGCAGTGGTAAAACGCAATGCCACGCAATGACTAACTTATTGAATTGGTCAGGATCAGTGTTGGTGCTGGATATTAAGGGCGAGCTTTACGACAAAACGCACAAATGGCGTGAACAAAATGTCGGCCCAGTTATTCGCTTTAGCCCCTTTAAAAAACAGACCGCTCGTTATAATCCATTAGCGTTCATTAGCAGCCAGCCAGCAGAAGCTTGGTCTCAAGGTAAATTCCTTGCTGAAATGTTAATACCGTCAGCGGAGGATGAAGGCAACCAGAAGTTCTGGAATGACTCGGCCCGTGAGATTATCGGCGCGGCTATAGCCGCCATCTGTGTCAATTTACAGCCACAAGACCGAAGCTTTGACAAGGTTTTAGACATCGTCAGTGGTAAGGGATGGGCATGGTTGATTGAGCAATTAACTGACATGTCGAACGCTTCTGGTTTACGGGCTGCAGCCAGAACCGTAGCTAATTTTGAAGATCTGCGTGTAAATGAACCTCGGCTGTTTACTTCATCAAGAACAACAGCATATGTAGCAATAAACAGCTGGAGTGACCCCAACCTTGAACATGCCATATCTGCTTCGGATTGGTCTCCCCACGATCTGCATGGCGATAAACCGCTCACAGTTTATATCACCGCATCTCCCCAACAACTTGCAACCCAGCGCAATTTCTTTCGCTTAGTCATTGGTCAGCATATAAACATGCTAATGGATGATCAATTCCTTCAAGACCATGGCAAAGACAAGGTTAAGCGGCAGGTTTTACTTTTGTTAGACGAATTTCCAACATTGGGATACATGAAGCCCATAGAAGAATCAATTGCCTTGGGTCGTCAATACGGTTTACGTCCTTGGTTACTTGCTCAATATGCACAGCAAATTACTAAAGCATATGCCAGTGATGCCGTGATTCAAACCTGCGCAGTACGCTCATATATGAATCCTGATTTTGAAACTGCCAAACAAATTTCTGATGAATTCGGTTACATAAACGATATAAACGGTAGTGGACGCAGACCTCTTCATGAACCTCAAAAAATCGTGGGGCCTGACCACAAGAATACCGTTTTTGTATTTGCAACTAACTGGAAAGCTACTTTGTTGAGCAAAGTTTTTGCTGGAGCGGTAGATGGGCCATTTTCTAGCCGGTATGGGGATTCATAA